One genomic window of Coffea eugenioides isolate CCC68of chromosome 1, Ceug_1.0, whole genome shotgun sequence includes the following:
- the LOC113772106 gene encoding putative late blight resistance protein homolog R1B-14: MSSLYMHEMEGDFAKEMDLLLFPLQEKIRLMEAELAANCTEAAAFDSPSIMVEEFKLLEINNNEHSSEALKAAKLSTVLRSQGTPSMFSQEVVGYKDEAEQLICQLTRGSKQLDIVSIVGMPGQGKTTLANKVYHDALITCHFHTRAWCCISQVYQKQAVLLEILACIEPESNLSKLDEDYLAHYLYRRLKRNRYLLVLDDIWDIRAWNCLERSFPDDANGSRILLTSRIHNLALEVKPTTKPLPLRQLTDDESWELLQKKLAERNGHPPVKSVLGLHLAKGCKGLPLTIVIIAGVLATLDEDGWEEVAEMLSSKVVCGTEQCMDILELSYIHLPKHLKPCLLYFGAFLENQEIPIWRLMRMWIAEGFVHKTEPKSLEDTAEDYIMDLIGRSLVIVSKQKSTGTVKACRIHNLLHEFCVTKAKEQKFLKLRHCYAEILNFDEPSNTHRLFVYTKGKNFEKSRLFCPLLRTLLVSAQFQEYKIQSNFHFVVRIFKRLRVLDFAKINLGSIFPGEIALLVQLTFLAVGGTMEYIPSSIANLSKLETFLLESRHHILSLPDSIWNMQTLRYLHASGSFFNLSLAEDNDDSSSDLYNLHTFSALNLILGQNVNKIIAKFPNICKLKCRFKETKESVGEWSKIVVMDFLTRLESLNLSFGIVGENPYEFHLPSNLKKLTLKEFPWSIISTTRKLPNLQVLKLVGAERGGTEIWNMEEGEFPKLKFLKLVSLRIVRWTGSGDHLPCLQKLVVEGCGKLEQLPSCLGDTLTLEKIEVRRCRPFVRSLVCEIEEEQMSWGNDNLKIHILEEIEDSSSSDSDNGRYVLL; this comes from the exons ATGTCCTCACTGTATATGCATGAAATGGAAGGGGACTTTGCTAAGGAAATGGATCTTCTGCTCTTTCCTTTGCAAGAAAAGATTAGGCTCATGGAGGCAGAACTTGCAGCTAATTGTACAGAAGCGGCAGCATTTGATTCTCCGAGTATCATGGTAGAAGAGTTTAAGCTTTTGGAGATTAATAACAATGAGCACAGTTCTGAAGCCCTGAAAGCTGCCAAACTTTCAACTGTGTTGCGGTCACAAGGGACACCCTCCATGTTCAGTCAAGAAGTGGTGGGATACAAAGATGAGGCAGAACAGTTAATCTGTCAACTTACCAGAGGATCAAAACAGTTGGACATTGTTTCTATTGTTGGCATGCCAGGACAGGGTAAGACAACTTTAGCTAACAAAGTCTACCATGATGCTTTAATTACATGCCATTTCCATACTCGTGCTTGGTGCTGTATTTCTCAAGTATATCAAAAGCAAGCTGTGTTATTGGAGATTTTGGCTTGTATTGAGCCTGAGAGTAATTTGTCTAAGCTGGATGAAGATTACCTTGCTCATTATCTGTATAGACGTTTGAAGCGAAACAGGTATCTCCTAGTTTTGGATGACATTTGGGACATTAGGGCATGGAATTGTTTGGAAAGATCATTCCCAGATGATGCTAATGGAAGTAGAATTCTTTTAACGAGCCGAATTCATAACTTAGCTTTGGAAGTCAAACCAACAACTAAACCTCTCCCTCTTCGCCAACTCACCGACGATGAGAGCTGGGAATTATTACAGAAGAAGCTAGCCGAAAGAAACGGCCATCCTCCAGTGAAAAGTGTTTTGGGGCTGCACTTAGCTAAAGGTTGTAAAGGACTACCTTTAACAATTGTCATCATAGCAGGAGTTCTTGCAACTTTAGACGAAGACGGTTGGGAAGAAGTGGCAGAGATGCTAAGCTCAAAAGTTGTTTGCGGTACAGAACAATGCATGGATATATTAGAGTTGAGCTACATACATTTACCGAAGCATTTAAAGCCATGCCTTCTTTACTTTGGGGCATTTCTGGAAAACCAAGAAATTCCTATCTGGAGGTTGATGCGGATGTGGATAGCGGAAGGATTCGTACACAAGACTGAGCCAAAGAGCCTGGAGGACACGGCTGAGGACTATATAATGGATCTAATTGGTAGAAGCTTGGTTATCGTTAGTAAACAGAAATCCACGGGTACAGTGAAAGCTTGCCGCATTCACAATTTGCTTCACGAATTTTGTGTGACAAAAGCTAAAGAGCAGAAATTTCTCAAGTTGAGACATTGTTATGCTGAAATTCTTAATTTTGATGAGCCAAGCAACACCCATCGATTGTTTGTTTACACCAAAGGGAAGAACTTTGAGAAGTCAAGGCTGTTTTGTCCCCTTCTACGTACTCTCCTGGTCTCTGCTCAATTTCAGGAATATAAAATTCAAAGCAATTTCCATTTCGTTGTTCGGATTTTCAAACGTCTTAGAGTGCTGGATTTTGCGAAAATTAATCTGGGTTCCATTTTTCCTGGTGAAATAGCATTGCTTGTTCAGTTAACATTCTTGGCAGTTGGGGGCACCATGGAATACATCCCATCATCAATAGCCAACCTCTCGAAATTGGAAACTTTTCTTCTAGAATCACGGCATCATATTCTTTCATTGCCTGACAGTATTTGGAATATGCAGACATTGAGGTATCTACATGCAAGTGGCAGCTTTTTTAATCTTAGTTTGGCAGAAGACAATGATGATAGCTCCTCAGATTTATATAATTTGCACACATTTTCAGCTCTAAATCTTATATTGGGacaaaacgtgaacaaaataaTCGCCAAGTTTCCAAATATCTGCAAACTAAAATGCAGATTCAAGGAGACAAAAGAATCAGTTGGGGAATGGAGCAAGATTGTGGTAATGGACTTTCTGACACGACTGGAGTCTCTGAACCTGTCATTTGGTATTGTGGGTGAGAATCCTTATGAGTTccatttgccctcaaatctgaaaAAGTTGACTTTGAAGGAATTTCCTTGGAGTATAATTTCCACAACTCGAAAACTTCCTAATCTTCAAGTGCTCAAGTTAGTGGGTGCAGAAAGAGGTGGGACGGAAATATGGAACATGGAAGAAGGGGAATTCCCTAAACTCAAGTTCCTAAAATTGGTTTCCTTGCGCATTGTGAGGTGGACAGGCTCAGGTGATCATCTTCCTTGTCTTCAGAAATTAGTCGTGGAAGGCTGTGGAAAATTGGAACAGCTCCCTTCATGTTTAGGGGATACTCTGACTCTTGAAAAGATTGAGGTGCGTCGGTGTCGACCATTTGTACGAAGTTTAGTCTGCGAGATAGAGGAAGAACAGATGAGCTGGGGAAATGACAATCTGAAGATCCATATCTTAGAGGAGATTGAGGATTCATCTTCATCAGATTCAGATAATGGGAGATATGTTCTGTT GTAG